One window of Pirellulales bacterium genomic DNA carries:
- a CDS encoding HU family DNA-binding protein produces the protein MAKATATAAKKAPSKSEILNNISAATGVSRKDVSAVLETLAGEVRKALSNRGPGVFGVPGLVKITKKKVPARAAKKNVPNPFKPGETMDVKARPAYNKVAIRALKNLKDMV, from the coding sequence ATGGCGAAAGCCACCGCAACCGCTGCCAAGAAAGCCCCGAGCAAGAGCGAGATCCTGAACAACATTTCGGCCGCCACCGGCGTCAGCCGAAAGGACGTCTCGGCCGTTCTCGAAACGCTCGCCGGCGAAGTTCGCAAGGCGCTCAGCAACCGTGGTCCCGGCGTCTTCGGCGTCCCGGGCCTGGTCAAGATCACGAAGAAGAAGGTTCCCGCCCGCGCTGCCAAGAAGAACGTTCCGAATCCGTTCAAGCCGGGTGAGACGATGGACGTCAAGGCTCGTCCGGCCTACAACAAGGTCGCCATCCGCGCCCTGAAGAACCTAAAGGATATGGTCTAA